The DNA region ATTATGACGGCGCCTGGTACCTTTGTCATCACCCTCTCATATCCCAAACCACACTCGTATCCTCCTGGCCCGCATCTATAACCTTCACAAATTGCAGGGTCATCGGAGATACACCTAAGACCTGCTACCGACTCTAATACATTATATGCTTCTTTTTTTATACTCATAGTCTGCCTCCTTATATTTCCACTGAAGCAAGGATAAGTTCTGCTATATCCATTACCTTCATGCTGCCCCCGTTCTCTTTTACGGCCTGAGCAAAATTGCTTTTGCACCAGGGGCATGCAGCCACGAGAACTTCGGCACTCACTTCTTTTACCTCTTCCAGCCGATGTTTTGCAGAAAATGAAGCAAGCTCCGGAAAGGCCTCTTTTGTGCCCCTGCCTGCTCCACAGCAGAAAGCATTTTCTCTCTTCCTCGGCATTTCAACAAACTTAGCGCCAGGGATGGCATTCAATATATTTCTTGACTCAGCGTACAATCCGGACTTGCCACGCCTTCTTTTGAGCTCAGGGCTCACTGTCCCCATCCAGCCGCGCTCACCCTTCCATGGTGTCCAGGGGTCTGAAAGCCTGCTTATACCGCATGAATCGTGGTAGGTGAAGCGGATGTCCACAGGTTTCGCCAATTTGAGACTGCCCTTTTTAATCGCTTCATCGGCAACCTCGATAAGGTGCACTACCTTGAAGCCGAGATCGGATGTGGCTATGTTAAGCATCTTCGGATAATCAACCTTCCACATACGGTAACATTCGGCACAGCTCGTCGCTACTGTCTTTATCCCTGCTGCCTTTACTGCCTCAATGTTGCGTTTCGCAAGCTCCCTCGCTTCATCTATCATGCCGACAGAGTAAAGCGTATTTCCACAGCACCATTCATCAGCCATGAGCATGAAGGGTATGCCAGAGGCATTAAATATATTCGCTGTTGCACGTGCTATATCGGGGTTCACGTAGGAAGCAGAACATCCAACGAAGTAGAGTACGTCTGCCTTCTCTGCCACCTTAATGTCCTTCGTTA from Pseudomonadota bacterium includes:
- a CDS encoding (Fe-S)-binding protein → MPKDRYDTPKKKVSLDVTNLDNFVYDMSRCIKCKGCYWVEHTYMPGIKFSTRCPSNTWNDFDAYGAFGKMRIGTAIAEGRLKWTDKLLEIIYADPLCGACDVGCKRNLDLEIGLTLEALRIKAVKDGAGPMPAHKKIAKNIATKHNHFGSPHENRKRWVTKDIKVAEKADVLYFVGCSASYVNPDIARATANIFNASGIPFMLMADEWCCGNTLYSVGMIDEARELAKRNIEAVKAAGIKTVATSCAECYRMWKVDYPKMLNIATSDLGFKVVHLIEVADEAIKKGSLKLAKPVDIRFTYHDSCGISRLSDPWTPWKGERGWMGTVSPELKRRRGKSGLYAESRNILNAIPGAKFVEMPRKRENAFCCGAGRGTKEAFPELASFSAKHRLEEVKEVSAEVLVAACPWCKSNFAQAVKENGGSMKVMDIAELILASVEI